The following are from one region of the Aedes albopictus strain Foshan unplaced genomic scaffold, AalbF5 HiC_scaffold_155, whole genome shotgun sequence genome:
- the LOC134284465 gene encoding ketohexokinase-like isoform X2, whose amino-acid sequence MAVKRILCVGLCNLDIIQLCDNFPIEDSDQRSTRSRWQRGGNASNNCTVLALLGARCELLATFSDSEHFGFALRDLERRGIETGRCVVHQGCEIPLSTVWLSATSGSRTIVHSNPDLPELTVEEFGRCDLREYSWVHFEGRRSATEIAKMICRIKEWNEKSDAEYQITVSVDLEKPRDSNLLLIANANVVFLGKDFARFLGFDSSEEAVRGLRNSHPGSYTIICPWGSTGVSALDEKNNFYSCGVYPPESVRDSLGAGDTFCAGCIFQLNRGKQLQDALEFGSRLAGLKIGDFGFDHLKEKIPDMM is encoded by the exons ATGGCCGTGAAGCGAATCCTATGCGTAGGCCTCTGTAATCTGGACATCATCCAACTGTGCGACAACTTTCCCATAGAAGACTCAGATCAACG TTCTACCCGAAGCCGCTGGCAACGCGGTGGCAACGCATCGAACAACTGTACCGTACTGGCCCTACTCGGAGCCCGCTGTGAACTGTTGGCCACATTCAGCGATTCGGAACACTTCGGCTTTGCACTGCGGGATCTCGAGCGTCGAGGTATTGAAACAGGGAGATGCGTGGTACACCAGGGTTGCGAAATACCACTTTCAACGGTTTGGTTGAGCGCAACGAGTGGGAGTAGAACGATTGTGCATTCCAACCCGGACCTGCCGGAGCTGACGGTGGAGGAATTCGGGAGGTGTGATCTGAGGGAATACAGCTGGGTTCATTTTGAG GGCCGGCGTAGCGCAACAGAAATTGCGAAAATGATTTGTCGGATCAAAGAGTGGAATGAAAAGAGCGACGCAGAGTACCAGATTACCGTTTCGGTTGATTTGGAGAAGCCACGTGATTCTAACCTGCTGTTGATAGCGAATGCGAACGTTGTGTTCCTCGGTAAAGACTTTGCGCGTTTTCTTGGGTTCGACTCATCGGAGGAAGCTGTTCGCGGGCTTAGAAACTCGCATCCAGGAAG TTACACGATAATCTGCCCTTGGGGCAGTACGGGTGTCAGCGCTCTAGACGAAAAGAATAACTTCTACAGCTGTGGTGTGTATCCACCGGAAAGTGTACGCGATAGTTTAGGAGCGGGAGATACCTTTTGCGCTGGATGCATTTTTCAATTAAATCGTGGCAAGCAGCTTCAGGACGCACTTGAGTTTGGATCACGATTAGCCGGTTTGAAAATTGGCGATTTTGGCTTCGATCATCTGAAGGAGAAAATTCCCGATATGATGTAG